The Acomys russatus chromosome 11, mAcoRus1.1, whole genome shotgun sequence genome contains the following window.
TACATGCTTTTTCTCTCCCCAGTCCTCTTTAAAAGTCTATCATAGGCCTGTGGAGGCATCGCCACAGCTGCTTGCACCGTGCACACCCGAGCTCAAGAGCCTTATCTGAGTCCCCACACTCCCCTGCCCACTGACCTTGCACTGGCTGATACCCCCAATCTCCCTGGAGACAGGTGGCTATGTTGCAGAGCTGGGGTGGCAGCTCGGTGAGTCAGGCTCCTCCCTGGCCCCAAAGAAGAGATCCCTTTCAACAGTGGACTGCTGAGAGACCAAACACCCTCCTCTTGCTGACAGCAGCTCCCGGTGTGCAGAAAGGGAAAGTGGGGGGCCTTTGGCCCCTTGCCcaagtgtgtgtcactatgccggAGTTCAGGCCTGGCTTGCCTGTGGAGTGTATTTTCCCTGCCAAACAGAGACGGTGActtccaggaggcagaaggccCAGTAAGGACTGACATGGCCTCGGCTCCTTCTGTGACCAGCCTGGCTGATGAGGTCAACTGCCCCATCTGCCAAGGCACCCTGAGGGAGCCGGTCACCATTGACTGTGGCCACAACTTCTGCCGTGGCTGCCTCAATCGCTACTGCGAGATCCCAGGCCCAGAACTGGAGGAATCCCTCAGCTGCCCGCTCTGCAAAGAGCCCTTCCGCCCCGGGAGCTTCCGGCCCAACTGGCAGCTGGCCAACGTGGTGGAGAACATCCAGCACCTTCAGCTGGCGTCCGCGCGAGGCCCTGAGGTGGAGGACGCGTGTCCCGAGCACGGGGAGAAAGTCTACTTCTTCTGTGAGGAGGATGAGGcacagctgtgtgtggtgtgccgCGAGGGCGGACAGCACAGGGCTCACATGGTGCGCTTCCTGGAAGACGCGGCGGGTCCCTACAGGGTAGGAAAGAGCTGTGGGGGCGCCCTGGTGGGAGCTGCATTGGACTCAGGGAAATGGAACCGGGTGTTGTGGGTTCTGGAGTAGAACGGATATCCTGACTCCAGATTCTTTCTCCTTACTTAGTTGATCACTGAGGCAGTAGAATCAAGCACAGGGCTGTGATTAAGACGGATTTCTGTGTTGTTTCCCTGTGGACCACAGGGTGACAGGAGCTCAGTAAATCCTCTCTGAACGAATGAGCCATCAAACGTGCGTGTCCTGTGTAGTTAAGTGTGTTCGAGGTTTGTATTTTAGGGGATGACCACGTGTGCCTATTTACACCAGAGTGGATGCCTTGTTTGTGTGGAGGGCTGTGGTCTGAGTGTGTTGTATTTGAAGAAGGTGACTGAGTGCTCCTGCTGTGAGTAAGCTAGCTGGGTATTTGTggcatatacttttatttttccattatatgaGTATATTGCTGGTTTCAGTTGCTTTTATGCTGCATTTTGTTATAAGCAGGTGTTTGTATGTCTGGTGTAGCAATTTTTATCAGTGATCTTTTGACGAGGATATTTATGTGTTTGCTTGTTCCTAACTCTGTCCTGGGACAATTTATGAAACAGCGcatcaattatttttatatctaagtttcttctcatttctaGTATCATTTCTAGGTTATCGGTTCTAGTAAAAAGAGAGATGTTATTTCCTCTGGGTTCCAGGAAAGAACTTATGGCGCCCAGATCATGGGTAATTCTTGTCCGGTGCAAAAGAAggcctggggcggggggtggcggggagcAAAGGCATGACCTCTGATGGAACATGAGAAGGGAAAACCCTGGTCAAAAAAATCTCTGGAGGGGCACGCGATTCAAGGCCCGGTCTGCTGGTGCTTACCTATGACCCTAATGtttggaaaactgaggcagggggatcctggGTTTGAGGCAAgtatgggctacatgagatccagCCTCAAAGTCAGAACAGGGTTGAAAACTCTTGAGTCTCTCGAGGTGCTGGTGTTCGCTCTCATCTCTGGAGCATTTCATGTCTACAGACTGAAGGGCGTGACCATCCCTTCGTAGTTACTTCCTCCGTCTTAGTATGTTACATTCCTTCTACCCAGGAACAAATACAGAAGTGTCTCATGTgtctaaggagagagagagaggagattgaaGAAATCCaatcaagagaaaacaaaagaatacaggTGCTCCTGGTAGGTTTCCACCCACCCCAGGCTCAGCCCCTTCTTCCAGAACAGAGACTGGAAGGTgttctgaatttattttattattattattattattattattaatttatttttggtttttcgagacaagatttctctgtgtagccttggctgtcctgcactcactttgtagaccaggctggcctcgaactcacagtgatccacctgcctcccccctcccctgacaCTAATTCTTTCGTCTTGAGTAACTCCCTAACCTTAGCtcactcatctgtaaaatggagattaAGGTTCATTTCCTCATGGAATCACTGCAGGAATTAGAGTAATCCTGCCTCTAACAGCTCAGTGCTTCCCTCAGGGCAAGAGGCCAGGCACCTCTGAGCCCTTCTTCTCTGAACCCCCAGTTAGAAGCCGCAGTAATGATAGTGAGCCAATGCCAGGCTGTGTAGCTCCCTGAGTGGAGCTGGCAAACAGGAAGAACACAGATCCACATCCATACCGGTCAAGGAACCGGTGGGAGTCGGGGGGCGGACGGGGGGCTCTGATTTTACCACCAAGCCTTGGGAGGTGTGGGTACAGGTCAGCAGGGAAGTGGGGGTGTataagaaaggggaagggaggaggaggaggagctggaggaggaggaggagctggaggaggaggaggaggaggggtgggtggggggagggaaggatgggagaagattctgatgggggagagggaaaaagaaattcCCCTTGGCTCTCACCTTCCCTTCTCAGACTCAGGTGGCCACCAAGAGACAGCAGGTGATTTCTCAGTTTGCACACCTGAGCCAGTTCCTAGAGGAGCAACAGAGTGTCCTCTTAGCACAGCTGGAGAGGTTGGACCGGGAGATCCTGAGGCAACAGGAAGAGTTTGATTCCCTGGCTACGGGGGAGATCTGCCGCTTCAGCACTCtgatggaggagctggaggagaagaGCAGCCGACCAGCGAGGGGGCTCCTGACGGTGAGGCCtggcctgcccccacccctggggTCCCCGGAACCACGGCCTGGTCcccttcttacacacacacacacacacacgcacacacacacacacgcacgcacgcacgcactcgcGCGCGTCTCTGCGTCCCTGGTGGGTTGTGGAACACAGGGCCAGGGGCTTGAATTCCAGTCTGAGCTTCCCTCCAAGTTCCCCGGTGCTCTCTGGCCTTGGTCTTTCTCTCCTGCCGTCCACAGAATGGGGAGGAAATGGGGATCCCAAGCAAAATGGTGTAGACGTTGCTCTTCAAACAACTGTTGGCTGGTGTTGCCAAAGcaaaagtttttggttttgtttttgtttttataactcgAATGTCCCCTCCACCGGCTGGGAATTTCTCCTTAGACTGTACTGCTTCCTTGGACTGGAGGAGCTATTGGGCCCCAGCAGCACGATTTAGGGGGTGCCCTGGATACTGAGAAATAAGTGACCTTGGTGTAGGACTTCCTTGCTTTTGCCTACAGCTGGGGGAAGTAGGTCACGTCTCCAACTCTGTCCACGAAGCAAAGGAGTTGGGTGCTTGCTTCTGGTGCTCCCCGTGCCTACGGCTAGGGATatggtgttttgtgttttgtggtcATTACAAAAGTGGGAGAGAAAAACCAGaactgaatctctctctctctctctctctctccctctcccccctccctccctccctccttctttttcttccctctcccaggaTATCAGAAGCACCCTAATAAGGTTAGTGATACAACGTCTGTCTCTTTTTTCCGCATAGACATCCATCCATACACCATGTGTCACCCGCTCCATTATTGCTGTGCAGATAAACCGCTTTTCCCCACTAAGGATACAGTCGCGTGCAAATCTACACATGCTCAAATGCGTTCTCACGTGCCGCTGTAGATCCTCCCACTTGTGCAGCAGTGGGGGCCGTCTGAGAGAACGGACATCTCTGTGTGGGAAGCTGCTGCTCGGGGCCTTGTTAGAAGAAGATGGCTGCCTGGAGACATCATTAAAGAAGAAGAATTCTGGGGCCAagaaagatagctcagcggttaagagtacaagttgctcttgcagaggacccagggcccATTTCTAAAACACATAGGATagctatgccctcttctggtctccgtggACACTGCAGGCATATGAcgcacatacatacgtacatgcaggttaaataccaatacacataaaactaaGCATTTTCTAAAAGAATAATTTCCAGACTCTGCCATTTCTGCGCCTCTAGATGTGAAACCAGAAAGTGCCGGAAACCCGAGGCTATATCCCCAGAGCTGGGCCAAAGGATCCGGGACTTCCCGCAACAGGCCATCCCTCTGCAGCAGGAGCTGAAGACATTTCTGGGTAAGGAGGTCCACAGCATGCCAGTGTGCACCTAGCCGAGGCTCAGGAATGGCCTCCTGGCTCTGCTGCCAAGTGACTGTACTATGTACTTTAGCAAGTCTCATCTCCTTTAGTGTCTTGAATTTTTTCAGGATGATGTGGcagtgaagagaaaataaaagtgaaagtcTGGGGGTCGGGGAACCATCTTACCAAACAAACCTGACCAGTTGGCATGAGGCAGCGGGAAAGGCAACGATTAATAACAACACCCATAGTCTTCATTGTCAAAAACGCCCCCAGCGGCATGTGTAAAGcattgtgtgttttgttgttcagTTTGTTAATTACAGCCTGTGACAGCGTTTGCCTTAGTGCGGAAGCtggctcttccctcctcttttgctttctttctgccatttgtttgtttgtttttgcactACTGAAAGTTGAGCCTGTGCATggtgggcaagtgctctacactGACCTATATCCCCAGCCTTCCCcaccccatttctttttattggtcTGGCTATCCAAACTGAGACACCCTCACAGGGACCAAGCCCCACCCCTTTCCCAGAAGAAGGAGTCATAACAGCAGCCAGTCAGGGAAGTTTGAAATGTAAGTTACGGCTCTCTGCTCCCCGTGGACTGTGACACGTCATGGACAATGTCACCTGTTTCTAAGtgtcacacccccccccacacacacacaaaccattcTCCCTGAGAGGACATTCCTGGAAGCCTACTTCCTCCGAGTACTCCCATGGGCTAGACAGTAAAAGGGCGTTTTACTCTAATCAAACACTGACATCTGACTGGCCCAAACATTATGTTCCTGGTAGAAGAGAAAATATAGTGAACCGACTTATCTGTTCTAAGTAGATGTGTGTGACGATAGGGAGGTAGGCAAGGCCGACACCGTCCTGTCTGCTCAGAGGTAAGGCGCCAGGGTTCTCCCTGGGCTCCGTGGGCACCAGTAACCCACGGCGAGGATGAATATCTGCAGCCCTGGCCCGGGGTGTCGGGATTTTGAGCGAGAGTGACTAAGTTTAGAGGTCAGGGCGCAAAGCACGTGTTTAGAAAGCACCGGTCTAGAGGGTTCTGACTTCCATTCATCCCTCTGTTCCTTCCGTCTTCTGAGCCACCTTCCCCTCATCACCGAGGGTCCCACAGTTTTGAGAATGATGAACTCTCATCTTGTCATTATTTCCTCTTTACAGAAAAGCTGTGCTTTGAGTTGGACTATGAGCCAGGTAAGCAGCACATGTTAGGATGGGGAGAACAAAGAAGGCGTgagagggagaggctgggctTTTCTGGGTTCTGCACTGCttgttaaaataattatgtagACATTTGCGCAGAGGCACAGTACGCACACATGACAGGTGCCATACACActtgtttatgtgagtgtgtgttcacaCCCATATCCATAGATTCCACGGTCAACCCCAGATAGGAAACCAACCCTTTTCATTATCCTCTAAATAATGTAGTATAAATAACAACTATTGCCACAGGATTTACATTGTATTGTACAACATAAACGTCCGAGAGACAATTTGAAGTGTTCGGGAAGGCGTGTGTAGTTTACATGTAAATAATATGTCTTTTTGCATAAGGTACTTGAGTACTTTTGTGAAGTTTAATGTGCAAAGAGGCCCTGGAAGAAACACCTTGCATCCCGAGGTGTGACTGTAGAAGGCCCCTAGGAGGGCCATGAAGTGGGGGCCGGGACATAGTCCTGATAAATCTGGCCTCTGGGTCTGTTCCTGAACACTGGATAGGCTGGttagaacaataaataaataaacaaataaataaacaagtaaaaagacACACAGTCTGTCAAGGAAGCCTTTCTGGACGAGGGGAGCTTTTTTCCGGGTTTACAGTCACATTCTCAGAATTGTCAGAAACCTCTGCTCCCCCTCAGATGTAATTTAAGCCATATAAGCAGAGCAGCCcatgagagagacaggaagggccCCATCTAATGCTGTTAGTTCCTCACCTGTCAAGCCAAAGACCCAGGAGAGTCATGGAACTGTTGGAAGGGGGCTCCTTTACCCACGGAAGAGTCTGAATACAGAGGTCTTCTCagtttagatttttgttgttgttttttgtgatacagtctcattatgtagccctagctgtcctggaactcacagcgatcctcctgcctctgcctccagagcgctaggactaaaggtatgcgccaccatgcccaacttcctTCAGTTTAGGAATATCAAACAGCAGTTTATAGGGAGAACCAGGGGCCCTAAAAAGTGGCACCCAGAGTCCAAGAGTTTAGAGTGGTTGAAGGAGCATTCATAACCCCAGGGTGAGCAGGAGGAAAGGCTGCACACGTGAGTCACGGTATCCCCGGCAAAAGCAGGGAAGAAACTCTAGATCAagtctgaaaggaagaaaatgtctgCTTCTGAGAACAAGACTGGAGGAAGAGGCCGTGCACGGAGAGTGTGAGAAGAGAGGTTGAGCATGAAGGTGACCGTGTGAGAGGAGGTTGTGTGGGGGACATGCTATGCTTGAGGGAGGAAGCACATGGGTGTGCATGAGCACAAGCTGTATCTAAAGCCATGTGTAAAAGTGACCTGTAGGGCGGTGTTTATGCGTGAGGAGGCTGTGCACGAGAGAGTGTATAGGGTGGTTGCGTGTGAAGGTAGCTGTCTGCAGGGGCCGTGTATGAGGAAACTGTTTGGGAGTGAAGGCCCCTTGTATGTATGAGGCTCTGTGCATGACGGTGGACATGTGTGTGGGAGGCTGTGTGGGAGTCCGTGTACGAGAACATGTGTGCATGACGGCGCTCGTATGTGAAGGATGTTTGTTTAAAGGGTTACTGTATAtgagagaaggtgtgtgtgtgtgtgtagaaaactGTGTGAGGGAGGCTAGGTGTAATGGTGGCTGTGCATGAGTGCCAGTGTGTTAAGAAGCTGTAAAAATGGCTACCTATAAGGTTTGTGAGAGTGTTTTGTGTGAAGAGGCTGTGTGGGAAGGTAGCTGTGTGAGGACGGCTGTGTGCAGGAGAGGCGTGTGGGAGGGTGACTATCAGGCGGGTTGGGTGTCAGGTGGGCTGTTGTGAAGGGAGGCTGTGTGTGAGAGTGGCCACGTGTGAAGTGTGGAATGTGTGGACACTGCGAGGCTGGCCTTGTGTGAGGGAAGTAGTGCGTTAGGGTATGTGTGAGGAGGCTGTGTATGCGAGGAGACTCTGTGAAGGGAGAGTGTGCATGCAGACGTGTGACTGGGTGAGCGAGGGAAGCCAGTATGTGGCTGATTGTATCTGAGGGAGGTCGTGTGTGAGGGAGGCTGGCTGGGAGTTCAGGGAGAAAGTGTGAGTGTTTGTGAGGAGCCTGCGTGTAGGTTATCAGTGTGCCCCTCTACAAGGAAGTTGCACCTGAGAGGAAGCTGTGGAGACGAAAGGCCATCGTAAGGCTATAGAGTGTGAGGGTTGTGTATGAGGAGGCAGTTTGTGACACTGCCCACTGAGGCAGGTTGTGTGTTTCACCAACAGAAGGCTGGACAGCTCATCATGAGCTATACAGCTTTCCGGAGGTCGGCCGACCAAGCGAGGGCAGCACACTCTGTGACTGACTCTTCTGGCCTTAACATGTGCATGCATCCCCTCAGCATCCTTTTAGGATGCAGATTTCTAGTCCGTAAGTCTAACAAACCCCTTGGTGGCGCCCATGCTCCCCTATACGTTGGTTCAACACTAGCAGGCAGGTATGGAAGTAAGCTTTGAGGCCATGCCAGTAGGTCATATAGGGCATCTGCTCACAtacttgttcctttttttttttttttttaaattccacagCTCATATCTCTCTAGACCTCCAGACTTCCCACCCCAAGCTCCTCCTCTCTGAAGACCACCGGAGGGCTCGGTTCTCCTACAAATGGCAGAACTCGCCAGACACTCCGCAACGTTTTGACCGAGCCACTTGTGTCCTGGCCCAACAAGGCTTTACAGGGGGGAGGCACACCTGGGTGGTGAATGTAGACTTGGCCCACGGAGGCAGCTGCACTGTGGGTGTGGTGAGAGAAGACGTGCGGCGGAAGGGAGAACTGcggctgaggccagaggaaggaatATGGGCAGTGAGGCTGGCGTGGGGCTTCGTCTCAGCTCTGGGATCCTTTCCCACGAGGCTGGCCCTTCAGGAGCAACCCCGGAAGGTGCGGGTGTCTCTCGACTACGAGGTCGGCTGGGTAACCTTCGTCAATGCCGTCACCCAGGAACATATCTATACCTTCACCGCTGCTTTCACTCAGAAGATCTTTCCCTTGTTTGGACTCTGGGGCAGAGGGTCCAGTTTTTCCCTGAGCTGTCAGGGAAGTGCAGCCTCCATCCTTGGAGTACAAGACTAGAATCTGGCGCCGCGGGGAGCTGACTCTTGGctggggcaccaggcacaaaGGTGACAACTGGGATGGCACGCATCACTGAGGAACAAGGTGGCTTTCAGTCTCGTCCTTGTTCAAGCCTTTCCCCCCAGTGCCCGTAAGATGCTCACGATGACTGCGACCCTGGCTGCAGCTTTTCTTGCCATTGTCACCAACGAGCACAGACACAGATGTACAAACCGTTGCCGGATTTTAAGCTTAAAGACCTGGATTCCGGCTGAAATCCTGTAACCAACCAGCTGCATGATTCCAAACAAAACACTTGgccttttcattttgtgttcttcCAAAGATATTAGCTAATTTATTCATGCCTTCAAGAAACGCTTTGGAGGAGTGGATATGATCAGGGTACCCTGTACACGTGAGTGGAACCCTGAAAGAGcaaataaaagtattattttaaaagggaGCATCTTTTACTGTCATGTGCTGTACCCCCAACGTGGCTTCTCACAAGACTTCCAGGAGTACTGTGTGCTCTCGCACCCACTCCAGACACCTCCTGCGGACATCAGCCTGGTAGATGAGTGGCCCCAGCACAAAATGGAGGTGGATGAGCTGGGCAAAGTGCTGATGTCCACCCAGGTTAAGAACAGGCccatcagccaggcgtggtggtgcaagcctggaatcccagcactcagggaggcagaggcaggcagatctctgtgagtttgaagccagcctggtgtacaaagtgagtccaggacagccagggctacacaaagaaaccctgtctcaaaaggaggaggaggaggaggaggaggaggaagaagagaagaagagaaagaaagaaagaagtggtcCATCACATTTCATGGAGTATCCTTGACCCCTAGAAACTCTACACCTTAGCCCTCATGGGCCTGGGTGGTCCCAGCAGGAAAGACCCCAAATACAAGGTAGTGGCACCATTTTCTGGTGGACGATATGAAAGGCAATGACATCAGCATCATTGATGGCATGGATGTCCATACAGGGCATCAATGGCGTGCTCCACTTGGGTTATGTGGGCTCCAGGCCTCCCAGTGACACCAGCCTCCGTCACTCCGTTTGGCTGTTGTACCAAGTAAGAGAAGCTACTGAAGTGTGACAAAGCCAACCTTAGCATCAGGTCTGAGGATCATCATGGCAAGTTCCATGAGATGTACCATCTGGGAGCCCTGGTACCTAGCACCTGTTACCAAGCAGAATGAGGTAACTAGGTGTGAAAACCGTACTAGCAGCTGTCTGCAAAGTAGGGAACCCCTCACGACACTGTCACGTGCGAAGCATGCTTTTGTCAcccctcttttctgtcttctcatgaGGAGGGCAAAGGGGCGATGCCATCTACAAGTGGTTTCTACGAGGAGAGACTCAGCCCCAGAAGGAGCACAGTGCACCTTCGGAGGTGTGCTTTTAGGGTCTTGTCCTCACTCAGACAAGTGTTCGCAAAACTCACTAAGGATGCTGGTTAATACTGCCTGTTcaatgtcaaataaaaataaaaggcattgaatgcagtttttaaaaaaaggaaaaacatgccGGGCATGGGAGGTgacggcgcacgcctttaatcccagcacttgggaggcagaggcaggtggatcactgtgagttcgagaccaagctggtctacaaagtgagtccaggacagccaaggatacacagagaaactctgtctcgaaaaagcaaaaccaaaaaaacccaaaacaaaacaaaacaacaacaacaaaaaacctcccaaaccaaaaaaccaaccaaaccaataaaaaataaataaataaaaaataaacagcgtgtgtgtgtgagtactttTTAGGATCAAGTGATTCCTGAACAAATAGTTGTCTTTGTAGACACTTTTctattacagcaataaaacactacGACAAAGACAGCCTATAAAGAAAGTTTATTTGAGGGattgcagtttcagagggctgCAGTCTGTGACCATCATGGCAACAGAGAGCACGGATCAGGCAGACAGGCACGGTGCTGGAGCAGTACCTGAGAGCttgcatcttgatccacaagcatgagatGGAGTGAGCTAACTGGGAGTGGTGTgtgctttttgaaacctcaaaacccaccctcagtgactcacctccaacaaggccacagccccTAGTCCTTTCCAAGCAGTTctaccagctgggaaccaagcacatgtgagcctgtgggagccCCTCACATCTAAGCCACCACGTCATCCTAGTCCCTGGTGGATTTGGATTAAAAACTGGTAACCAAATCAGTACAATTCCGAGAGAAGACACTGCAGGACTGCCAAGCTGGGTCTGTTAGGATTCACATACAATGGCATGACTCTCTATTTATGCTGAGTCATGGTCATCCATCAAACCTGCCTGATAGAGCacaaaggttttttgtttgttggctttaaCCTCTAAAGTCTGGCCATGTTTATTTGCTAGCTAGTTGGTTCAGTAACACAATACGTAGAACctttcaaaaacagaagaaagaaacattttttttttccctgtgctaGCTGTGAACGAATCGTCGTAGCCACTGGcgatctgaaaagaaaaagtaggagcCCTGGGAAGACAATGAGGTAAAGTGTGGTGGCTGTTGTGGGAGGAGTCTGCCAGAGCATTGGACGCTTtgtggcattacaggtgtgcatgggAGGGATGCTGCCTTGTTGTTGGGGAGAATATGAGAAAAGATGCATGTGGTGAGAGAGGACGGGAGGGAAGAAGCCACCCTAgaaatggggaagagagaaagctgCCTCACCTGGTCTTTGACCTCCCTCAGGCACTGGGTCATCCTCATGTCCTTGCGGACAGATGGTACCATCCCCACCAGTTCCACCCACTGCCGCCCCCTCCGCTGGTGTCAGTTTTAGGTGAGGTGAAGGTCAGGGCATGGTGGTTATGGCCATGAACCATAACCCGAGGGCTACACTCACTCCCTGGGGAAATTCTCTTCCTGATCAGCTGGTACCCGCTGAAATAAAAGAGGAGACGATGGAAGAGAAGTAGCCACAAATAGCTCAGTTGGCGGGACAGAAACAGCATCATCTTCACTCTTCTGCTGGGCCGAAGGGTCCCGGAGGATGCTGAGGGATGGTTTGGATGGCCTGTCTCCGTAAGCCTAACAAGTTCAAATATACTAGGAATGGACAAAAGGAAACCTCCGTGGGATGCAGTGGAACAGAGGAAGGTGGGGAAGATCTAAAGTGGGGAGTTAGGTGGAtacaggaagctgagggaaggTTGGAGGCTTTGAGCTTTTTCAAACATACTTCATTTCGGAATTTTTAATGCTTACACCTACCTTCCAACCgatctaccctagataggagagaaaagaggttaaggagaacaggagaggacatttttatactcagttccttggagcaattccactcttcatggtcaggattccaatagacccgttaaacagcgagccagcaattcagcaaaggtaacTGCAACCGCTGTAGCgggaatctggagcagcagctggaaacaGGAAACTCCAAGTATTCTCTGGAGCAAATCTCTTTAGGAGCATCTCTTCAggagattttatatttatatataatcttttcAGTGTCCATACTAGGATGCTTATCAGTTGCAGAAAAATACCACACACCCTCACCCGAGTCTGTTTCACATTCCCACATTTGGAGTCAAACAAAAACACGTTTCCATCCACTACAGGAGGTGGGATGCTGTGGTCATGTGCTAACTGCCGCAATGCCCCTTCTTGGAAATTATTTGGGTGCCAGGCTGGCCACCAATAATGGGTACCTGCAACTTGGAAAATCATATCCACCAACTCAAagtggtattttaaatttttatacgttgtaaaaacatttttctcaaccTTACAGAATGGCTGTGATGAATTCTAGTTCTTATTGGGTCTACGCTCTACCTACCCAAATCAGCCCTTCATTGATAGTCTACTTAACACTCTTGCTGTTTACTCTACCCTGACATGAGCTGCATCTGTGAGAAGACCAACCACCCAGGGCGCAACCCTAAGGGAGAGGGCACCTGGCACCTTAGGCCACTCAGCAGATGAAAAGGACTTGCAGGTAGGAGGTAGAGATCAGAGAGTATCAGAGAGGGACTTTCTCCAGGGTGTTCAATAGTccctactaaaaaaaaaaaaaaaaaaaaaaaaaaaaatatatatatatatatatatatatatatatatataaaataatggcaTGTACAAGGGTCTATATGATGCTAAAACATACAGCCCCTAAGCCTCGTGTTCCACTAAAATGGACTGTATTCTCCTGTTTCTTTGTATTGATTTTA
Protein-coding sequences here:
- the Trim10 gene encoding tripartite motif-containing protein 10, with translation MASAPSVTSLADEVNCPICQGTLREPVTIDCGHNFCRGCLNRYCEIPGPELEESLSCPLCKEPFRPGSFRPNWQLANVVENIQHLQLASARGPEVEDACPEHGEKVYFFCEEDEAQLCVVCREGGQHRAHMVRFLEDAAGPYREQIQKCLMCLRREREEIEEIQSRENKRIQVLLTQVATKRQQVISQFAHLSQFLEEQQSVLLAQLERLDREILRQQEEFDSLATGEICRFSTLMEELEEKSSRPARGLLTDIRSTLIRCETRKCRKPEAISPELGQRIRDFPQQAIPLQQELKTFLEKLCFELDYEPAHISLDLQTSHPKLLLSEDHRRARFSYKWQNSPDTPQRFDRATCVLAQQGFTGGRHTWVVNVDLAHGGSCTVGVVREDVRRKGELRLRPEEGIWAVRLAWGFVSALGSFPTRLALQEQPRKVRVSLDYEVGWVTFVNAVTQEHIYTFTAAFTQKIFPLFGLWGRGSSFSLSCQGSAASILGVQD